Proteins encoded in a region of the Sebastes fasciatus isolate fSebFas1 chromosome 9, fSebFas1.pri, whole genome shotgun sequence genome:
- the LOC141774182 gene encoding eukaryotic translation initiation factor 2-alpha kinase 3-like, whose amino-acid sequence MKYLYIQMELCGKTLRVWIDEKNAQNLMKSLRDSKRRDESLIIAQQIVSAVEYIHSKKFIHRDLKPANILFGQDGEWKIGDFGLVTEENDDDDDKNLVERTVYKGTPSYMAPEQKSKRNYDRKIDIFPLGLIYFELLHPISTGHEREAVWGDVRAQTFPEGFQRNLPQEYIIIRSMLCEKPEERPEASKLKTDLEEYRLNTQETAVNPKTETFFVDLK is encoded by the exons ATGAAGTACCTCTATATTCAGATGGAGTTGTGTGGCAAAACACTCAGAGTTTGGATAGACGAGAAGAATGCTCAAAACTTGATGAAATCTCTGCGAGACTCAAAGAGGAGAGATGAAAGTCTAATTATTGCTCAGCAAATTGTCAGCGCGGTGGAGTACATTCACTCCAAGAAGTTCATCCACAGAGACCTGAAG CCTGCCAACATCTTGTTTGGTCAAGATGGGGAATGGAAGATCGGAGACTTTGGTCTGGTCACTGAGGAGaacgatgatgacgatgacaaGAACCTGGTGGAGAGAACGGTGTACAAAGGAACCCCATCTTACATGGCTCCTGAA CAAAAGAGCAAGAGGAATTATGACCGAAAAATTGATATATTTCCTTTGGGGTTGATTTACTTCGAACTCCTTCATCCAATTTCCACTGGTCATGAAAGGGAAGCG GTTTGGGGCGACGTGAGAGCACAGACATTTCCCGAGGGGTTTCAACGCAATCTTCCCCAAGAG TACATCATAATAAGGTCAATGCTGTGTGAAAAGCCAGAAGAGCGACCCGAAGCAAGTAAGCTCAAGACGGACTTGGAAGAGTACCGACTCAACACTCAAGAGACCGCTGTGAATCCAAAAACTGAGACATTTTTTGTCGAtctgaagtaa